In Lactococcus protaetiae, the genomic window TGATTGACAATTCATATTCTTTGATTGGTAACATCTTCATCACCTCTATTCATAAGCTATTTTTTACTCAAATTCTTTGCTTTTATCTGTCTTTTCTAAAGTCCATACAGCACTTTGAAAAGGATAGCCAGATTCACTCTTCCCTGATTCTAATGTGGTGTGAAATTCATAGCCTACCTTTTTCAACTCACTGATTCGTGCAGGGGCTTCCCAAATTCCAAGAAAGTTTAACGCTTCCCATCTTGTCAATGAAGCATGAGAATCAAACCATCTAAGTATCCGTTCATGTTGCGTTTGTCGTTGTTTGTTATCAATAACATTGGTCATTTTGTCTCCAATCTGTTATAATCAGGATAGTAGCTTTCCAAATTACTACCCAGCCTCGTTTACTGACGGGGCTTTTTTATTTTGTCATGTAGCGAAGATAATCAGAAAGCTGATAAAATCTGCGTGTGAAGTTATCTTTGGAAACTTCCCAAAGCTCTTTAGTAAGCCACTTCGTGACGATTTCTCCGTTAGTCGTGGTATATTGTTCGCAAATGAGCATTATTCCCTCCTAATACAGCACTGCGTTCAGTCTCTTTGCTATACGTTTCAGTGCATTGATATTGTGTGTGATGAGTTCTTTGAACAGGTCGAACAGGATTTCACCTGTGTCGGGATTGACGATGTAAGTGTAGGGCATTGTGTGTCTCCTAATCAACATATTCAAACTTAGGTTTTTTAGCTACCCCTCTATATTTCTTCTGGTAACTATCCCAAGCAATAAAAGCCGGAATAAAAGTAATCCGTTTACCTGCATTTATCACAAAATGTGGGGCAATTTTTTCAAATTTTCGAATTTTGATTTGTATTGTTTCTTTTTTGACCCCAAGCTTATCTGCTAATTTTTCATCGTTGAACCAGTAATCAGAATCTATTTTTTTATAATCAACCACTGCTATTCCCTTTCTAAGCATCTAAGTCATAAATGAATGCTATATCAGCTAATATCACAAGTGCCGCTTTACCATTTTCTTTACCACTCATAATATTTGACATCCTACTTGCTGAAATTTTGGAATCAGATTTTTCAGAAGCAATTCCTGCAAGAAAAGTATTTGTATATCCTTTTCTATTTTTCAGCTCCTCTACAGCTTGTCTGTAACGTTCAAATTTTTCCTGTGTCATACCAGTCCTTTCGTTAAAAATATAATATTTATAAAGAAAGTATATATTTTTTGTTAGTTTATTCTTGACTTTAACTATCAAAAACTATACAATATAAGCATAGTTAAAGAGCCT contains:
- a CDS encoding helix-turn-helix domain-containing protein; amino-acid sequence: MTNVIDNKQRQTQHERILRWFDSHASLTRWEALNFLGIWEAPARISELKKVGYEFHTTLESGKSESGYPFQSAVWTLEKTDKSKEFE